The Rhizobium sp. NLR16a genomic sequence TGAAATAGGGGGCGCTTTCAGCGCTAACTGACTACGCCGCCTTCCAGAATAATAGTTCTGGCGTCTCATTCTCCTAACATTTGAGAGACCCATCACATAGCATCGGTCGAGTCTGGCAGGACGACATGCACGAACCAAGACAGATCAAGTCCCTATTATCGGTAGCCGCGGTCGACTTCCAGCCCTCCCCGTTTTCCGCCCGCGTGGGTCGAATAGAAGGGGGTAAGCTTCAGCGGTGAAAACCAACGCGTACCTGTTCTTCCGAGACGGCCGGCCTGGCGCGCAGGCGACGGCGACCGCGATGGCCTTTGAGTAAGCGGATCGAGATTTTTCACCTGAACGGCGCGGATGCAGGCATGTGGCGCTCTACGGACATCGTGTTTTCATCCGATTCCAATGCGCCCGGCAGAGGTTCGAAGTCAGACCTGCTTGGCTTCATTCAGGACTTTCGCGAACGCGTCGGCGATTACTTTTTCGTCGTACTCCACAGACACAAGCTGAAAGCCGTCGCGCACGAGCTCGCGCGAGCGTTCAACGGTTCCCGCGAACGCACATGCGATCTTTCCCTTCGCGCGGGAGCGGCGGGCAACATCGAGAGTGGCGTTCCGCACTGCGCTTCCGTTTGGATCCATGATGCCGCTGCACAAGGCGAGCGAGAGGTCAGCAGGACCGACCAGAACGCCGTCGAGGCCGGGAACATTCAGGATTTCATCGAGGACATCGAGAGCCTCGCGTGTCTCGCACATGGCGATCGCCAACGTATTCCCGTTGGCAGACTGAACGAATACTTGGTCATCGGTTGCACTAGACAATTGCATAGCCCGGCCAGGTCCAAAGCTACGTTGTCCAAGTGGAGGATATTTGCCGTGCGATACGAACCGCCTCGCGTCGGCTGCCGAATTGATCATCGGAGCGACGACGCCCGCCGCGCCGCAATCCAGCATTCGTGCCGCCTGCGCGAAATCATTCACGCTCACACGGACGATTATGGGGGTACCAGTCAGCGCGGCTTCCGAAATACACGAGATGCACGACGCCGTATCGTGGAACCCATGCTGTTGATCAAGCAGTACAGCGTCGTATCCCGCGCGCGCGATGTAGCCCACGAGCATCGGGTCACTCAATCCCGACCAGCCCATATAGTTGGCTTTGCCGGACCTCAATCTCTTGAGGAAATTTTGCAATCCGCTTTCGTCCATGGTTTCCTCCGTTTGATCGAGATTACCGCCCAAACGCGAGAACGCGCTGTTGACGTGTAATGCTTCAAACCTCACTTCCATCGCTAGAAACGCACCACCAGATGACAGACCGAGCCGAAGATTGTGCGCCGCGCGCAATCGCTGGCGATGCATCAGAACATGACAGCGCCGTTCGGGCCAATGCACTGACCCACGAACAGCGACGCACTTGGCCCCGTTAGGAACACTATCGCGGCTGCGACCTCCTCCGGTCGACCGATGCGCCCAAGGGGGTTTGCTGTTTCCATCTCTCGCATACGATCGTCCATGGTTTCGAAACCAAGCAACGGCGTGTCGGTCGGACCAGGCGCAACAGCGTTGACGAGGATGCGCGGCGCAAGTTCGCGCGCCCATGAGCGGGTAAGCGCCAGACGTGCAGCCTTCGTAGCGCAATATACCGATGCATTGGCGCGGCCGATATAGGCCAGTTCCGACACGACGTTAAAGATTCTTCCGCCGTCAGGCAGATGGGGAAGGGCCTCTCGCGTCGTGAAGATCGCGCCCCTTACGTTGACCGCAAACATTCTGTCGACCTGCGCGGCGGAGATCGCGCCCAGCGGAGCCTCCTCCATGACGCCCGCATTGTTGACAAGGATATCGAGACCGGCCAATCTGGCGGCGGCGGCTTGCCGCATCGCGGCGGCCACCCTCTCCTCAACGCTTAGATCGCAGGGCAGGATTTCGAAAGCGTCGCCGTGCGTCGTCAAATCAAGGCCGATCCCACTTGCCGCGCCCGTGATGAGCGCTCTTTTACCTGCCAGCGAGTTCACCACGGTACCTCTCCACGATCGACACCCAACGATTGCCCGGTGATGTTCCCGGCCCGATCGGATGGAATGAAGGTTTCGAGCGCTTGAGAGGTCGCTGCTTCTGGTGCGTACCCTTTTTCCACCAGCCACTCGCAATAGCTCGGGAAATCGAAGCCGAGCGACGTCGAGATCACGTTTGCACCGCTCGAAAGCGCCCACTGGAACCCCTCCAGCAATGACCCCAAACCGCGGCTGGGACCCGGGCAGCACTGCTCGCCGTTGCGCAAGACGACGTCATCAGGCGCTACATCTTCGACCGCGATGCCCTGTGGTCCCGAGTAATCTGGAATCTGGAAGAGCATCTGAGATATTCGGATCTCAGGGCCTGTGCCATTGCGCCTTCAAGCCCGCTTCTTGCGATTGGTGCCGATGAAAGCACCATCGCCCTTCTGGACACCCGCGACGGGCAGGCCGTGCAGCAGATCGAAACCACCGCGACGCTTCCGGGCGAGGTCCCGGGATTGGTTTTCCTCGATGACAAGACGCTCGTTGCGGTCGGTCCGAGGGACAGGTCGTGTATCTCCCGGCCTAGTCGAAGCGGGACCTGCAATCAGGCGCTTTTCAGCTTGCCCGGCAACCGGTATCCCGACCCATTCTGCGGATGTGCATCGTTGAGCGGCGGTGACAATGCCAGGGAGACGGCCTCAGCATTCAATGCGGAAACTGGTAGTTATAAGCGACAAGCCGGGCCCTGGCTTTGGCAAGCTCATTCTCCGTAAAGAGCGAACGCCACTTGCTGTTGTCGAGCACCAGTGCCTCCACGGTGAGATCGAGCCTGTTGCGCTCCCAAAGGTTCGTGTATCCCTCGGAAGGTGACGTGGCATTTATGAGATAGCGCGCCGTTGCAAGCCCCCCGCGATCATTCAGCATACCCAGAAAAACGTTGGCATTGTATCTGGCCTCGGTCTTGGCCCGCTGGTAGATCGACATCATTGCCGTGTCGAACTGCCTCTCGAGATTTGTGGTCATCAAAGCTTCCCCATCGCGCCTGCCTGAATAGCCAGCTTCAGATAGCTGCACAACACCAAACCAGCCGGACGCGAACACCTATTTCCATCGCCGGTCCTGTACACGTTGATTGAAATCTCGTAGTTCAGTCGCTTCCGAGCGAATGCCAACGCGATGTGGCCGCGCGACCTTGCGACGTTATAGGACCGTGCTGTTTGCGTCGCTGGTATCCAAATCTTCCTCAGCGCTTAGCCGAATGTGGCGACGGGACGCCGGTTTCGCATCCCTGCAAGGCGATCAATGAATCGTAATCTGGGGAACGTATCTCACCAAATTGTCAAAGTGCCCGCTAGCTCAACTCGGTAGCGCGCATCCTCGTTGGGCTTTTTCCAAATGTCTGGGAGAAGGCGCGGGAGAAGTGGGAGGCGTTTTCAAAGCCGACTTCGAGCGCTACTTCGATCAAGGAGGCTTTAGTCTTGATGAGCAGTTGCTTGGCGCGTTCCATCCGCACCCGTCGGTAGACGAGGGCGGGGGAGCTTTTGGTTTCCCCCATAAACAGGCGCTCGAGCTGTCGTCTGGAGAGCCCGACCGATGCGGCGAGTTCCTCGATCGGCAATCGACCCTCGATATGCTGCTCCATCATGATCAGCACGGCCCTAATCCTTGGATCCTTGCACTCGATGGAGAGCGGCTTGCGGGTCTGGATGGCAAGCGCGGTTCGCGCCTTTTCAATGTGGAGAACCTCGAGCGCATTGCGCTCGGCTTCCTTGCTGATGTGACGACGGACGATCAATGCCGCCATGTCGGCGGCGCTGCTGCCGCCGGCGCAGGAGCCCCTTGTCCGGTCGAGGTTGAAAATCCGATCGGACCGAACCTGGTGGTCGGGGAAGCGCTCGCGAAACGTGTTGTAGTGCAGCCAACTGACGCAGGTCCGGTGCTCCTTCATCAGGCCGATTTCGGCAAGGATGAAGGAGCCGGTGCACACACCGATCAGCTTGACCTTTTTTGTCGATGCCTTCTTCAGGAAGTCGACCGTTTCCTGGTCGACGGATGGACCGTTGTTGAGCAGACCGCCGACCACGACAATGTACTGGAACTGGCTGGGATCAACGAAGTCCGATGTCGGCGCGAGCTTGACGCCGCAACTGGACGTTGTCAGATGCCGCGTGCTGCCGAGCACCTCCCAGTCGGCCAGTACCCGGCCTGACCTGTCGAATTCGTCGCTCGCCAGGCGGAGCGTGTCGACGAAGAGGGCGAAGGCAGAGAGCGTGAACGATTTCGCGAGCACGAAACCGATCTTCAGCCGGTCGACAGGCGCGTTTGGCTCCAACGATTTCATCTCAACTCCACCGCGCTTTGGCCTTTATCTGATCTGGAAACCGTGCGCCAAAGGATCTCGATCGTCTACAAAGATCGTATTGTGGCCGATGATCCGTGCCCAGCCGCCGACACTCGGCTTGATGCCGTGGAACGGACCGACGTCGACCTCTGCCTCAATGCGCCCTTCAAAGACCGTACCAATCAGGCTTTCCTGGCGGAAGGTCTCGCCGGCAGGCAAGCGACCTTTGCCGTGAAGCTGGGCCATGCGTGCCGAGGTGCCGGTACCCCCAGGAGACCGGTCGATGGCCTTGTCGCCGTAGAAGACAGCGCCACGCCCGTCGGCTTTGTCGCTGGTCGGCGTGTCGCACCACAGAGCGTGATGCACGCCCCTGATCCTTGGGTCATCCGGATGTTCCGGATCGCAGATCTTGGCCAATGCGTCGCGCAGTTTGACGCTGAGATCGACGATATCGCTGGCGGACATGCCGCCCAGTCCCGACCACGCGGCCTGCGGCTCCACCACGGCGTAGTAATTCCCACCATAGGCGATATCGACGATCAGGCGCCCGATGCCTGCGACATCGACGGCAATGTCTGCGGCGTGGAGATAGCTCGGCACGTTGAACATCCGCACCGATTCCACGAATTCGCCGGGCTTCTCATACTGGATATCGACACGGCCCGCCGGGGTCTCGATGGAAAGCCTGCCTTCTACCCGCGGCGTGATCAGGCCTTCCTCGATGCCGGCGGTCACGAGACCGATCGTGCCGGCGCCACACATGGGCAGGCATCCGCTGACTTCGATGAAGATGACCGCGAAGTCGCAATCCTCGCGATAGGCCGGATAGATGATCGCGCCGGACATGATGTCATGGCCTCGCGGTTCAAACATCAGAGCCTGTCGCACCCAGTCATGATCGCGGACAAACAGTTCCCGGCGCTCAGTGATCGGAAGATGCGGAAGAAGCGGGCCGCCCGCGGCAACGAGACGGACCGGATTGCCGCAGGTGTGGCTGTCAATGCAGAAGAAGCTGCGCCGCATGATAAGACCTTTCGAATATGTCAGTTTCCGGCCGTAGCCGGTGCTTTGCGCTGAAGGGCACCACGCGACAGCCGGTCGAGGAAGATTGCGACCGCGACGATGGCAAGGCCCGCACGAAGGCCAAGCCCCATTTCCATTCGTGTCAGGCCGCGCGTCACCTCGGCACCAAGACCACCCGCTCCGACGAGACCTGCAAGAACGACGATGGCGAGCGATAGAAGAATGCACTGGTTCAGCCCCACCAGCAGTGTTGGCGTCGCCGCGGGGATTTCGATCTTGAACAGGATGGCGCGGGGCGAGGCGCCTGTGGCCTGCCCGAGTTCCAGCAGGTCCTTCGGAACCTGACTGAAGGCCAGCGTCGTCAATCGCAGCATCGGTGGCACGCCGTAGACGATCGTGGCGATGATGGCAGGCACGCGGCCGAGGCTGAAGATCATCACGGCAGGGATGAGATAAACCCAAGGCGGGACCGTCTGCATGATGTCGAGCACGGGACGGATGGCCGCCTCGAACTTGCGGTAACGGGATGCCAGGATGCCGAGCGGAAACGCAATCAACACCGAGATACACACCGACACCGTCACCAGAGCGAGCGTCTGCATCGATGCCTCCCACAGGCCCGCCAGAAAGCAGAAGGTCAGCGCGATCGCGCTGGTTACCGCGACGCGAACATTAACGACGACGGCAGCGAAAACCACGGCAATGAGGATGACCGCGTAGAAGGGCAGGTAAAGCAGGCTCGATTCAAGGCCGCCCAGAACGGCCTCGATCACTTTCGTCACCATGTCGAAAAAGGGATGGAAATTGGCGTTCAGCCAGTCGATGACCGGGGCGAGGTAAGCGCCGGGGGAGAAACGAACAAGGTCCAGGTCCATCACTTGCCTCCATTGGCGCGGCGCGCCGCACTCTGGGTCAGTCGGTCGATCACCATGGTGAGGATGACGATGGCGATGGCGGCGTTGATCGAGGTGGCGATATCGAGCGTTCTCACCGCGCTGTAGATGGTTTCGCCAAGCCCGCCGGAACCGACGATGCCTGCGATCACCACCATCCCAAACGCCATCATCAGGCTCTGGTTGATCCCTGCCATGACGCTCGGGATTGCGAAGGGCAGCCTGATCTTGACGAACATCTGCCACGGCGTCAGGCCACTTGCCTGCCCGAGCTCGATGAACTCGCGCGGGGTTCGGCGGATGCCGAGCGATGTCAGGCGGATTGCCGGAGGCATGGCAACGATGACGGTCGCCAGAAGAGCCGTGGCCGGTCCGTATCCCATCAAAGCGATCGCCGGCAGAAGGTAGATGTAGGGCGGAAGGGTCTGGATGAGATCGAGGATCGGTTCGACGAACCTGTCGAAAGATTTGACGAAGCCGGCCACGACGCCAAGAGGGATACCGATGAGCAGCGCCATGAACGTGGCCGTGATCACCAAGGCCAGCGTGCTCATGGTCTCGGCCCACAGTCCCATCACCGCGCATCCGAGCAGGGCGACGCCTACCAAAAGCCCGGCCGGCACGTTGATCAGCCGCCATCCCAGCGCCGCCGCGACAAGGGCGATCACATAGAATGGTGGAAGCTGCACGAGCCAGAGGACGCCGTCATAGGTGCCCTCCAGAACGGCGCGGATGCTGTCGAATAGCCACGAGGCATTGTCGCTGATCCAGTTCAGCGCATCGTCGATCTTCTCGTCGAAGCTGTCAGTGATGAGGGACGTGTCCATGACCATCTCCGATCTATGCCGCAGCGGGCACGGTGGCGGGACTGCCG encodes the following:
- a CDS encoding aldolase/citrate lyase family protein — protein: MDESGLQNFLKRLRSGKANYMGWSGLSDPMLVGYIARAGYDAVLLDQQHGFHDTASCISCISEAALTGTPIIVRVSVNDFAQAARMLDCGAAGVVAPMINSAADARRFVSHGKYPPLGQRSFGPGRAMQLSSATDDQVFVQSANGNTLAIAMCETREALDVLDEILNVPGLDGVLVGPADLSLALCSGIMDPNGSAVRNATLDVARRSRAKGKIACAFAGTVERSRELVRDGFQLVSVEYDEKVIADAFAKVLNEAKQV
- a CDS encoding SDR family oxidoreductase — translated: MVNSLAGKRALITGAASGIGLDLTTHGDAFEILPCDLSVEERVAAAMRQAAAARLAGLDILVNNAGVMEEAPLGAISAAQVDRMFAVNVRGAIFTTREALPHLPDGGRIFNVVSELAYIGRANASVYCATKAARLALTRSWARELAPRILVNAVAPGPTDTPLLGFETMDDRMREMETANPLGRIGRPEEVAAAIVFLTGPSASLFVGQCIGPNGAVMF
- a CDS encoding GlxA family transcriptional regulator; its protein translation is MKSLEPNAPVDRLKIGFVLAKSFTLSAFALFVDTLRLASDEFDRSGRVLADWEVLGSTRHLTTSSCGVKLAPTSDFVDPSQFQYIVVVGGLLNNGPSVDQETVDFLKKASTKKVKLIGVCTGSFILAEIGLMKEHRTCVSWLHYNTFRERFPDHQVRSDRIFNLDRTRGSCAGGSSAADMAALIVRRHISKEAERNALEVLHIEKARTALAIQTRKPLSIECKDPRIRAVLIMMEQHIEGRLPIEELAASVGLSRRQLERLFMGETKSSPALVYRRVRMERAKQLLIKTKASLIEVALEVGFENASHFSRAFSQTFGKSPTRMRATELS
- a CDS encoding 4-hydroxyproline epimerase produces the protein MRRSFFCIDSHTCGNPVRLVAAGGPLLPHLPITERRELFVRDHDWVRQALMFEPRGHDIMSGAIIYPAYREDCDFAVIFIEVSGCLPMCGAGTIGLVTAGIEEGLITPRVEGRLSIETPAGRVDIQYEKPGEFVESVRMFNVPSYLHAADIAVDVAGIGRLIVDIAYGGNYYAVVEPQAAWSGLGGMSASDIVDLSVKLRDALAKICDPEHPDDPRIRGVHHALWCDTPTSDKADGRGAVFYGDKAIDRSPGGTGTSARMAQLHGKGRLPAGETFRQESLIGTVFEGRIEAEVDVGPFHGIKPSVGGWARIIGHNTIFVDDRDPLAHGFQIR
- a CDS encoding ABC transporter permease subunit yields the protein MDLDLVRFSPGAYLAPVIDWLNANFHPFFDMVTKVIEAVLGGLESSLLYLPFYAVILIAVVFAAVVVNVRVAVTSAIALTFCFLAGLWEASMQTLALVTVSVCISVLIAFPLGILASRYRKFEAAIRPVLDIMQTVPPWVYLIPAVMIFSLGRVPAIIATIVYGVPPMLRLTTLAFSQVPKDLLELGQATGASPRAILFKIEIPAATPTLLVGLNQCILLSLAIVVLAGLVGAGGLGAEVTRGLTRMEMGLGLRAGLAIVAVAIFLDRLSRGALQRKAPATAGN
- a CDS encoding proline/glycine betaine ABC transporter permease; its protein translation is MDTSLITDSFDEKIDDALNWISDNASWLFDSIRAVLEGTYDGVLWLVQLPPFYVIALVAAALGWRLINVPAGLLVGVALLGCAVMGLWAETMSTLALVITATFMALLIGIPLGVVAGFVKSFDRFVEPILDLIQTLPPYIYLLPAIALMGYGPATALLATVIVAMPPAIRLTSLGIRRTPREFIELGQASGLTPWQMFVKIRLPFAIPSVMAGINQSLMMAFGMVVIAGIVGSGGLGETIYSAVRTLDIATSINAAIAIVILTMVIDRLTQSAARRANGGK